One Brevibacterium spongiae DNA segment encodes these proteins:
- a CDS encoding alpha/beta hydrolase family protein, producing MNPEDLDTLAEYTSPGWDGDEAVIAIRRPDLESNSYLSQLFALTSETSRRLTHAWHDSAPQIGSNWSGYLSAEKKAAPQLFAGATLETAHQITDSHLGVSEFALDDTGARALYIARVAEPGRYGTDDDVPAAEEAPRRITTAGYLSNGLGYTNDRPARAFLVDLVEPGLGKAGLRGAGEVPLSTLLRTPESDVHDPQFSPGGHWVSVIAAVAPDRGQPDLRSTVWLLGAEESRPLDLPRMSVSQHVWIDEETVLLLGNDLTRDELDFVGQMPGLFVHDLTTGATRRLTDPETVALAPIRPQVHGGEVIAVIDTDGASRLVSIDLSAEEIGIEELVFLSDDTTVVNGFDLGDSGLVFTGATPASPAVLGRIDLGATSASDAGDEAASASDAGDEAASAAPASVAAAPAVVIKEHPAPANSVRPDVLRVDGEGGTVTGWLATPAGPGPFPVILNIHGGPFAQYTHSWFDETQVLTSAGYAVVYSNPRGSGGRTRSWGTAVQGDMAAPAMADVLAVLDHALATEPSLDRNRIGIQGGSYGGYLTAMTIAGDHRFRAAIVERGYLDPDSFVGTSDIGRFFTEEYTSRNREAIAAQSPLAHADQVGTATLVMHSELDFRCPLEQAQQYYAALQRAGVDTELLIFPGENHELSRAGQPRHRRQRFEAILDWWDRHLTDPVGRS from the coding sequence ATGAACCCCGAAGACCTCGACACACTTGCCGAATACACCTCACCCGGATGGGACGGCGACGAAGCCGTCATCGCGATCCGCAGACCCGACCTCGAATCGAACAGCTACCTGTCCCAGCTGTTCGCGCTGACTTCCGAGACCTCACGCCGGCTCACACACGCCTGGCACGATTCGGCCCCGCAGATCGGTTCGAACTGGTCGGGATACCTCAGCGCGGAGAAGAAGGCCGCCCCGCAGCTCTTCGCCGGTGCCACGCTGGAGACGGCGCATCAGATCACGGACAGCCACCTCGGCGTGTCCGAATTCGCACTCGACGACACCGGTGCACGTGCCCTCTACATCGCGCGGGTGGCCGAACCCGGCCGCTACGGTACCGATGATGACGTTCCGGCCGCCGAGGAGGCACCCCGCCGGATCACCACCGCGGGCTATCTGAGCAACGGGCTCGGGTACACGAACGACCGCCCGGCCCGAGCCTTCCTCGTCGACCTCGTCGAACCCGGACTCGGGAAGGCGGGGCTGCGTGGTGCGGGAGAAGTGCCGCTGTCGACCCTGCTGAGAACCCCGGAGTCCGACGTCCACGATCCGCAGTTCTCCCCGGGCGGACACTGGGTGAGCGTGATCGCCGCTGTCGCACCCGATCGGGGGCAGCCCGATCTGCGCAGCACAGTGTGGCTGCTCGGAGCCGAAGAGTCACGGCCCCTCGACCTGCCCCGGATGAGTGTGAGCCAGCACGTGTGGATCGACGAGGAGACCGTGCTCCTGCTCGGCAACGACCTGACCCGCGACGAACTCGACTTCGTCGGGCAGATGCCCGGACTGTTCGTCCACGATCTGACGACCGGTGCCACGAGGCGCCTGACCGATCCGGAGACCGTGGCGCTGGCGCCGATCCGACCGCAGGTTCACGGGGGAGAAGTCATCGCCGTCATCGACACCGACGGCGCATCCCGGCTTGTCAGCATCGATCTGAGCGCCGAGGAGATCGGCATCGAGGAGCTCGTCTTCCTCAGCGACGACACGACCGTCGTCAACGGCTTCGATCTGGGAGATTCGGGTCTCGTGTTCACCGGGGCGACCCCGGCCTCACCGGCTGTGCTCGGACGGATCGACCTCGGTGCCACCTCGGCGAGCGATGCCGGCGACGAGGCCGCCTCTGCGAGCGATGCCGGCGACGAGGCCGCCTCTGCGGCCCCTGCGAGCGTGGCCGCTGCCCCCGCCGTGGTCATCAAGGAGCACCCGGCTCCGGCGAACTCCGTCCGTCCGGACGTGCTGCGTGTCGACGGCGAGGGCGGCACCGTCACCGGCTGGCTGGCCACGCCGGCAGGCCCGGGACCGTTCCCCGTCATCCTCAACATCCACGGCGGACCCTTCGCCCAATACACGCATTCCTGGTTCGATGAGACCCAGGTGCTGACCTCGGCCGGGTACGCCGTCGTCTACTCGAACCCGCGCGGCTCCGGCGGCCGCACCCGAAGCTGGGGAACCGCGGTCCAAGGCGATATGGCGGCCCCGGCGATGGCCGATGTGCTCGCCGTGCTCGACCACGCGCTGGCGACCGAGCCGAGCCTCGATCGGAACCGAATCGGAATCCAAGGCGGATCCTACGGCGGCTACCTCACCGCCATGACCATCGCCGGCGATCACCGCTTCCGGGCCGCGATCGTCGAACGCGGATACCTCGACCCCGACAGCTTCGTCGGCACCTCCGACATCGGACGCTTCTTCACCGAGGAGTACACGAGCCGGAACCGTGAGGCCATCGCGGCACAATCGCCGCTGGCTCACGCCGACCAGGTCGGCACTGCGACCCTGGTGATGCATTCGGAACTCGACTTCCGCTGCCCGCTCGAGCAGGCCCAGCAGTACTACGCTGCTCTGCAGCGGGCCGGCGTCGACACGGAGCTGCTCATCTTCCCGGGGGAGAACCACGAGCTCTCCCGGGCCGGGCAGCCGCGGCATCGTCGGCAGCGTTTCGAAGCCATCCTCGACTGGTGGGACCGGCATCTGACCGACCCTGTCGGAAGGTCATGA
- a CDS encoding HIT family protein gives MSESGVDTSAPEDNGGGSLGEGIPQPEAAAGFPGEPDGFQRLWTPHRMVYIDGQDKPEDSGSSECPFCTAPSKTDAEGLVVARGEAVYAVLNLYPYNPGHLLICPYRHVADYTDLSEDETIELAHFTQKAMRVIRAVSGPHGFNLGMNQGPVAGAGIAAHLHQHVVPRWGGDANFLPIIAQTKALPQVHADVQQRLSEEWNR, from the coding sequence ATGAGCGAAAGCGGCGTGGACACGTCCGCACCGGAGGACAACGGCGGCGGCAGCCTCGGCGAGGGGATTCCCCAGCCCGAGGCTGCCGCCGGGTTCCCCGGGGAGCCCGACGGCTTCCAGCGTCTGTGGACCCCGCACCGAATGGTCTACATCGACGGTCAGGACAAGCCAGAGGATTCGGGGTCGTCCGAATGCCCGTTCTGCACCGCGCCGTCGAAGACCGACGCCGAGGGACTCGTCGTCGCCCGCGGCGAGGCGGTGTACGCCGTGCTCAACCTCTACCCGTACAACCCGGGCCACCTGCTCATCTGCCCCTACCGGCACGTGGCCGACTACACGGACCTGAGCGAAGACGAGACGATCGAGCTCGCCCACTTCACGCAGAAGGCTATGCGCGTCATCCGCGCCGTCTCCGGTCCCCACGGATTCAATCTGGGAATGAATCAGGGTCCCGTCGCCGGTGCCGGCATCGCCGCACACTTGCACCAGCATGTGGTGCCGCGGTGGGGCGGAGACGCCAATTTCCTGCCCATCATCGCGCAGACGAAGGCCCTGCCGCAGGTGCACGCCGATGTGCAGCAGCGGCTGTCAGAAGAATGGAATCGATGA
- a CDS encoding DUF4190 domain-containing protein, whose amino-acid sequence MSTPQNPYGSGDGSGGNNPNGQNPNGQNPNGQNPNNQPPSAPGYGSDQNSGQQPPQYGSQPSQPNYGQGGNDGSQGYGQQPPQYGSSNDQNPYGQNSGGQDQNQYGSQPHYGQNQSQDQSQYGSQPQYGQDQYGQSQGQYGQDQYGQNQYDPNAQYDANQYGQQPAYAGAEGSSDQFIPANPNAAYGQYPSGSGNNTSKNIWGILALIGGIVGILGAFVFGGGALFGIAAIIFGFVGLSAIKKGLANNKGLNITGIILGAVSIIISIIVIVATVMFGAFIFSAAEDAASSSAPADPSQGAGQDPGEGAGGSDGGEGAPAQGGEVTIGTDLTAAVSVSSGTASSSASGAESTNGQIAVVTMTVKNNSSSDVKMTLSDLTANNGSGKEYDDVFDSSGGYRGSLAFADPVPAGGEKTYKLAFAVPSSDIDNMRVQLKLSEDLGNGTDFEWKKQ is encoded by the coding sequence ATGTCTACTCCTCAGAACCCCTACGGTTCCGGTGACGGTTCGGGCGGCAACAACCCGAATGGCCAGAACCCCAACGGCCAGAACCCCAACGGCCAGAACCCGAACAATCAGCCGCCGAGCGCACCCGGCTACGGCAGCGACCAGAACTCAGGACAGCAGCCTCCGCAGTACGGTTCGCAGCCCTCGCAGCCGAACTACGGCCAGGGCGGCAACGACGGATCCCAGGGATACGGGCAGCAGCCTCCGCAGTACGGTTCGTCAAACGACCAGAACCCATACGGTCAGAACTCCGGCGGCCAGGACCAGAACCAGTACGGCTCACAGCCGCACTACGGCCAGAACCAGAGCCAGGATCAGAGCCAGTACGGTTCCCAGCCGCAATACGGTCAGGATCAGTACGGTCAGAGCCAGGGCCAGTACGGTCAGGATCAGTACGGGCAGAACCAGTACGACCCCAACGCTCAGTACGATGCCAACCAGTACGGTCAGCAGCCGGCCTACGCAGGTGCCGAAGGTTCGTCCGACCAGTTCATCCCGGCCAACCCGAATGCAGCGTACGGGCAGTACCCCTCGGGGTCCGGCAACAACACCTCGAAGAACATCTGGGGCATCCTCGCCCTCATCGGCGGCATCGTCGGTATCCTCGGTGCCTTCGTCTTCGGTGGCGGTGCGCTCTTCGGCATCGCCGCAATCATCTTCGGCTTCGTCGGACTCTCCGCGATCAAGAAGGGCCTGGCGAACAACAAGGGCCTCAACATCACCGGCATCATCCTCGGTGCTGTGTCCATCATCATCTCGATCATCGTGATCGTCGCGACCGTCATGTTCGGCGCGTTCATCTTCAGCGCCGCCGAAGATGCGGCCAGCTCCTCGGCGCCGGCCGACCCGAGCCAGGGTGCCGGCCAGGATCCGGGCGAGGGGGCAGGCGGCTCCGACGGAGGCGAGGGCGCTCCGGCACAAGGCGGAGAAGTCACGATCGGCACGGACCTCACTGCTGCTGTGTCGGTCAGTTCGGGCACCGCGAGTTCGAGCGCCTCCGGAGCCGAATCGACCAACGGCCAGATTGCTGTCGTCACCATGACCGTCAAGAACAACTCGAGCAGTGACGTCAAGATGACCCTTTCCGATCTGACCGCCAACAACGGCTCCGGCAAGGAGTACGACGACGTGTTCGACAGCAGCGGTGGCTACCGCGGCTCGCTCGCCTTCGCCGATCCTGTCCCCGCCGGCGGTGAGAAGACCTACAAACTGGCTTTCGCCGTGCCCTCGTCGGACATCGACAATATGCGCGTCCAGCTCAAGCTCAGCGAAGATCTCGGCAACGGCACGGACTTCGAGTGGAAGAAGCAGTGA
- the thrS gene encoding threonine--tRNA ligase: MEKSVADSIDCAGESIPWKEGLTGTEIFSTDRTVIAMWLNGEPADLSRQPQPGDSIAPITIDSDAGLDILRHSTGHVTAQAVQELFPGTKLGIGPYITDGYYFDFDAAEPFTPEDLKAIQKKAAQIVKSGQTFNRVVVTEEEARQRMADEPYKLELIGDKGSAADDGSSVEVGGSELTVYENVDRKGEVVWQDLCRGPHLPNTKLIGNGFAITRSSAAYWRGDQANASLQRVYGTAWASKDDLKAYQDRLAEAERRDHRKLGAEMDLFSFPEELGSGLPVFHPKGGVIKREMEDYVRARHIEEGFEYVGTPHISKETLYFTSGHLPYYGENMFPAMSVDEVRDDSGQVVKEGTPYRLKAMNCPMHNLIYRSRGRSYRDLPLRLFEFGTVYRDEASGVIHGLTRVRALTQDDSHSYVAQEDAAKEIRHLLNFVLSLLRDFGLDDFYLELSTRDEEGKKADKFIGSDEQWAEATRVLEEVAAETGLELVPDPGGAAFYGPKISVQARDAIGRTWQMSTVQLDFNQPERFGLEYVAADGSRQQPVMIHSAKFGSIERFLGVLTEHYAGAFPVWLAPVQVTCIPVAEEFNDYLAEVAAQLRAVGVRVEIDDSDDRFPKKIRNASKSKVPFTLIAGGEDRDAGAVSFRFRSGEQDNGVAVAEAVRRILDAIETKAQV; the protein is encoded by the coding sequence ATGGAGAAATCAGTGGCGGACAGCATTGACTGCGCGGGCGAAAGCATTCCCTGGAAAGAGGGACTGACCGGCACGGAGATCTTCTCCACCGACCGCACAGTCATCGCCATGTGGCTGAACGGCGAACCCGCCGACCTCAGCCGCCAGCCGCAGCCGGGCGACTCGATCGCTCCGATCACCATCGACTCCGACGCCGGACTCGACATCCTCCGCCATTCGACCGGGCACGTCACTGCCCAAGCTGTGCAGGAGCTCTTCCCCGGCACCAAGCTCGGGATCGGCCCCTACATCACCGACGGCTACTACTTCGATTTCGACGCGGCCGAGCCCTTCACTCCCGAAGACCTCAAGGCGATCCAGAAGAAGGCCGCCCAGATCGTCAAGTCCGGGCAGACCTTCAACCGCGTCGTCGTGACCGAAGAAGAGGCCCGGCAGCGTATGGCCGACGAGCCGTACAAGCTCGAACTCATCGGCGACAAGGGCTCAGCCGCCGACGACGGCTCCTCCGTCGAGGTCGGCGGCAGCGAACTCACCGTGTACGAGAACGTCGACCGCAAGGGCGAGGTCGTGTGGCAGGACCTCTGCCGCGGACCCCACCTGCCCAACACCAAGCTCATCGGCAACGGCTTCGCCATCACCCGCTCCTCGGCCGCTTACTGGCGCGGAGATCAGGCGAACGCGAGCCTGCAGCGCGTCTACGGCACCGCGTGGGCCTCGAAAGACGATCTCAAGGCCTACCAGGACCGCTTGGCCGAGGCGGAACGCCGCGACCATCGCAAGCTCGGCGCCGAGATGGACCTGTTCTCCTTCCCCGAGGAGCTCGGCTCTGGTCTGCCCGTCTTCCACCCCAAGGGCGGAGTCATCAAGCGGGAGATGGAGGACTACGTCCGTGCCCGCCACATCGAAGAGGGCTTCGAATACGTCGGCACGCCGCACATCTCGAAGGAGACCCTCTACTTCACCTCGGGCCACCTGCCCTACTACGGGGAGAACATGTTCCCGGCGATGTCCGTCGACGAGGTTCGCGACGACTCCGGACAGGTCGTCAAGGAGGGCACCCCGTACCGCCTCAAGGCGATGAACTGCCCGATGCACAACCTCATCTACCGCTCCCGCGGCCGGTCCTACCGTGACCTGCCGCTGCGGCTGTTCGAGTTCGGCACCGTCTACCGCGACGAGGCCTCCGGCGTCATCCACGGACTCACCCGCGTGCGCGCGCTGACCCAGGACGACTCCCACTCCTACGTCGCGCAGGAAGACGCGGCGAAGGAGATCCGCCACCTGCTCAACTTCGTGCTCAGCCTGCTGCGCGACTTCGGGCTCGACGACTTCTACCTCGAACTCTCCACCCGCGACGAAGAGGGCAAGAAAGCCGACAAATTCATCGGCTCCGACGAGCAGTGGGCCGAAGCCACCCGCGTCCTCGAGGAAGTCGCCGCCGAGACCGGTCTCGAACTCGTTCCCGACCCGGGCGGAGCCGCCTTCTACGGACCGAAGATCTCCGTCCAGGCCCGCGACGCCATCGGCCGCACCTGGCAGATGTCGACCGTGCAGCTCGACTTCAACCAGCCCGAACGCTTCGGACTCGAATACGTCGCCGCCGACGGCTCCCGTCAGCAGCCGGTGATGATCCACTCCGCGAAGTTCGGCTCCATCGAACGCTTCCTCGGCGTGCTCACCGAGCACTACGCCGGAGCGTTCCCCGTATGGCTGGCCCCCGTCCAGGTCACCTGCATCCCCGTGGCCGAGGAGTTCAACGACTACCTCGCCGAGGTCGCCGCACAGCTGCGTGCCGTGGGTGTGCGCGTCGAGATCGACGACAGCGACGATCGCTTCCCGAAGAAGATCCGCAACGCCTCGAAATCGAAGGTCCCCTTCACCCTCATCGCCGGGGGAGAGGACCGCGACGCCGGAGCCGTGTCCTTCCGCTTCCGGTCCGGTGAACAGGACAACGGGGTCGCCGTCGCCGAGGCGGTGCGCCGAATCCTCGACGCGATCGAGACCAAGGCCCAAGTATGA
- a CDS encoding TIGR02611 family protein, whose amino-acid sequence MNVERPRTRPQGWLSRHHRQGPRPWRKLRLAFLRWRRTVLANPHTARVYRTIVGGLGTLVVLIGLVLVPLPGPGWLIVIIGLFIISSEFRWAQRLLHFVRVNVEKWTQWIMAQPLWVRWTIGGLTAAFVCFIVWCALRLTGLPDWVPDLPVLEVLGLH is encoded by the coding sequence GTGAATGTCGAACGCCCGCGCACCCGCCCTCAGGGGTGGCTGTCCCGCCACCATCGCCAGGGCCCCAGGCCCTGGAGGAAGCTGCGTCTGGCGTTCCTCCGGTGGCGCCGAACGGTGCTGGCGAATCCGCACACCGCCCGCGTCTATCGCACCATCGTCGGCGGACTCGGCACGCTCGTCGTCCTCATCGGACTCGTGCTCGTGCCTCTGCCGGGCCCGGGCTGGCTCATCGTCATCATCGGTCTCTTCATCATCTCCAGCGAATTCCGTTGGGCGCAGAGGCTGCTTCACTTCGTTCGAGTGAATGTGGAGAAGTGGACGCAGTGGATCATGGCTCAGCCGCTGTGGGTGCGCTGGACGATCGGCGGGCTGACCGCGGCTTTCGTCTGCTTCATCGTCTGGTGCGCTCTGCGGCTCACCGGCCTGCCGGACTGGGTGCCGGATCTGCCCGTACTCGAGGTGCTCGGTCTGCACTGA
- the zapE gene encoding cell division protein ZapE, with the protein MNAEQTLVALSDRSPQVAPDELIAGLVPPPQFEDVSFDSYRTDPAEPSQAEARNKLEQFTAESSSKGFFGKLFSKGKSGPKGVYLDGGYGVGKTHLLASAWHANEKPATFGTFVEYTNLVGALGFARARDDLSQMKLVCVDEFELDDPGDTVLMSRLMRELTDAGVKIIATSNTLPGSLGEGRFAAQDFLREIQALADQFEVFRIDGQDYRHRALSSPADPLPADELDAAMATLEGTVARDDFSQLLSHLSTVHPSRYGRMVDGVDAAVWENVTTIDNESVALRFVALVDRLYDRNVHIINSGAPLDKIFTEESLAGGYRKKYMRCLSRLTALSS; encoded by the coding sequence GTGAATGCCGAGCAGACTCTGGTCGCACTGAGCGACCGATCCCCACAGGTTGCCCCCGACGAGCTCATCGCGGGCCTCGTCCCTCCGCCGCAGTTCGAGGATGTGTCCTTCGACAGCTATCGCACCGACCCTGCCGAACCTTCGCAGGCCGAAGCGCGGAACAAGCTCGAACAATTCACTGCGGAGTCGAGCTCCAAGGGGTTCTTCGGCAAACTCTTCTCCAAGGGAAAGTCCGGACCCAAGGGCGTCTACCTCGACGGCGGCTACGGCGTCGGCAAGACCCACCTTCTCGCTTCTGCGTGGCATGCCAATGAGAAACCCGCCACCTTCGGAACCTTCGTCGAGTACACGAACCTCGTCGGTGCCCTGGGCTTCGCCCGCGCCCGCGATGATCTGTCGCAGATGAAGCTCGTATGCGTCGACGAATTCGAACTCGACGATCCCGGCGACACGGTGCTCATGTCCCGGCTCATGCGTGAACTCACCGACGCCGGGGTGAAGATCATCGCGACGTCGAATACACTGCCGGGATCCCTGGGGGAGGGCCGCTTCGCCGCTCAGGACTTCCTCCGCGAGATCCAGGCGCTGGCCGACCAGTTCGAGGTATTCCGCATCGACGGTCAGGACTATCGTCATCGGGCACTGAGCTCCCCGGCCGACCCGCTGCCCGCCGATGAACTCGACGCGGCCATGGCGACGCTCGAAGGCACCGTGGCCAGAGACGACTTCTCCCAGCTGCTGTCCCACCTGTCCACGGTCCACCCCTCACGCTATGGGCGGATGGTCGACGGTGTGGATGCCGCTGTGTGGGAGAACGTGACGACGATCGACAACGAGAGTGTGGCCCTGCGCTTCGTGGCTCTCGTCGATCGTCTCTACGATCGCAACGTCCACATCATCAACTCAGGGGCGCCGTTGGACAAGATCTTCACCGAGGAGTCTCTGGCCGGCGGGTATCGGAAGAAGTACATGCGCTGCCTCTCGAGGCTGACCGCGCTGTCGTCCTGA